Proteins co-encoded in one Nicotiana sylvestris chromosome 7, ASM39365v2, whole genome shotgun sequence genomic window:
- the LOC104250114 gene encoding uncharacterized protein isoform X5: MPIDIKATTQSCLFQKRKRHYSAERASKLKLRRHDVYANQSADKKEMLLAQRRSKNIESTSQGLLFEHIEVASSSETAAELPRQRILTIGESCCLDEKADKSCADDTTVCSNKGKNIIGSVSVFEYGSTSNPLDERRDPEVSVVIKRVLFIFQDIITKNIVEATKTTAVN, encoded by the exons ATGCCTATCGATATAAAAGCCACGACGCAAAGCTGTCTTTTCCAGAAGAGGAAGCGACATTACTCAGCAGAAAGAGCTTCTAAACTCAAGCTCAGGAGACATGATGTGTATGCAAATCAGTCAGCGGATAAAAAAGAAATGCTTTTAGCACAACGACGATCAAAAAATATTGAGTCGACAAGCCAAGGTCTCTTGTTTGAACATATTGAAGTAGCATCATCTTCTGAAACTGCCGCCGAGTTACCTAGACAGAGAATACTAACAATAGGGGAATCATGTTGCCTTGATGAAAAAG CCGATAAATCTTGCGCGGACGACACAACAGTTTGTTCTAACAAAGGGAAGAATATAATTGGCTCCGTTTCTGTATTCGAATATG GTTCCACATCAAATCCACTCGATGAACGGCGTGATCCCGAGGTATCCGTTGTCATAAAAAGAG TCTTATTTATCTTTCAGGATATCATAACCAAAAATATTGTAGAGGCAACAAAGACTACTGCTGTAAATTAA
- the LOC104250114 gene encoding uncharacterized protein isoform X3, producing MPIDIKATTQSCLFQKRKRHYSAERASKLKLRRHDVYANQSADKKEMLLAQRRSKNIESTSQGLLFEHIEVASSSETAAELPRQRILTIGESCCLDEKADKSCADDTTVCSNKGKNIIGSVSVFEYGSTSNPLDERRDPEVSVVIKRGYHNQKYCRGNKDYCCKLMGMETTNEADLGNGAP from the exons ATGCCTATCGATATAAAAGCCACGACGCAAAGCTGTCTTTTCCAGAAGAGGAAGCGACATTACTCAGCAGAAAGAGCTTCTAAACTCAAGCTCAGGAGACATGATGTGTATGCAAATCAGTCAGCGGATAAAAAAGAAATGCTTTTAGCACAACGACGATCAAAAAATATTGAGTCGACAAGCCAAGGTCTCTTGTTTGAACATATTGAAGTAGCATCATCTTCTGAAACTGCCGCCGAGTTACCTAGACAGAGAATACTAACAATAGGGGAATCATGTTGCCTTGATGAAAAAG CCGATAAATCTTGCGCGGACGACACAACAGTTTGTTCTAACAAAGGGAAGAATATAATTGGCTCCGTTTCTGTATTCGAATATG GTTCCACATCAAATCCACTCGATGAACGGCGTGATCCCGAGGTATCCGTTGTCATAAAAAGAG GATATCATAACCAAAAATATTGTAGAGGCAACAAAGACTACTGCTGTAAATTAATGGGAATGGAGACAACTAATGAG
- the LOC104250114 gene encoding uncharacterized protein isoform X4, translating into MPIDIKATTQSCLFQKRKRHYSAERASKLKLRRHDVYANQSADKKEMLLAQRRSKNIESTSQGLLFEHIEVASSSETAAELPRQRILTIGESCCLDEKADKSCADDTTVCSNKGKNIIGSVSVFEYGSTSNPLDERRDPEVSVVIKRGYHNQKYCRGNKDYCCKLMGMETTNEVHMWLVA; encoded by the exons ATGCCTATCGATATAAAAGCCACGACGCAAAGCTGTCTTTTCCAGAAGAGGAAGCGACATTACTCAGCAGAAAGAGCTTCTAAACTCAAGCTCAGGAGACATGATGTGTATGCAAATCAGTCAGCGGATAAAAAAGAAATGCTTTTAGCACAACGACGATCAAAAAATATTGAGTCGACAAGCCAAGGTCTCTTGTTTGAACATATTGAAGTAGCATCATCTTCTGAAACTGCCGCCGAGTTACCTAGACAGAGAATACTAACAATAGGGGAATCATGTTGCCTTGATGAAAAAG CCGATAAATCTTGCGCGGACGACACAACAGTTTGTTCTAACAAAGGGAAGAATATAATTGGCTCCGTTTCTGTATTCGAATATG GTTCCACATCAAATCCACTCGATGAACGGCGTGATCCCGAGGTATCCGTTGTCATAAAAAGAG GATATCATAACCAAAAATATTGTAGAGGCAACAAAGACTACTGCTGTAAATTAATGGGAATGGAGACAACTAATGAG